A single window of Zea mays cultivar B73 chromosome 10, Zm-B73-REFERENCE-NAM-5.0, whole genome shotgun sequence DNA harbors:
- the LOC100286168 gene encoding stromal 70 kDa heat shock-related protein (The RefSeq protein has 1 substitution compared to this genomic sequence), which translates to MVSFTCSQVGATAAGGASPFIGYRWRSGPGGATPSSSLFVGRRLAAVQMRAPSRGARGGSALRVTCEKVVGIDLGTTNSAVAAMEGGKPTVVTNAEGARTTPSVVAYTKTGERLVGQIAKRQAVVNPENTFFSVKRFIGRKMAEVDDEAKQVSYGVVKDENGNVKLDCPAIGKQFAAEEISAQVLRKLVDDASKFLNEKITKAVVTVPAYFNDSQRTATKDAGRIAGLEVLRIINEPTAASLAYGFEKKNNETILVFDLGGGTFDVSVLEVGDGVFEVLSTSGDTHLGGDDFDKRIVDWLASNFKKDERIDLLKDKQALQRLTEAAEKAKMELSTLTQANISLPFITATADGPKHIEATLSRAKFEELCSDLIDRLKTPVNNALRDAKLSLSDLDEVILVGGSTRIPAVQELVRKLTDKDPNVTVNPDEVVSLGAAVQGGVLAGDVKDVVLLDVTPLSLGLETLGGVMTKIIPRNTTLPTSKSEVFSTAADGQTSVEINVLQGEREFVRDNKSLGSFRLDGIPPAPRGVPQIEVKFDIDANGILSVAAIDKGTGKKQDITITGASTLPKDEVERMVEEADKFAKEDKEKRDAIDTKNQADSVVYQTEKQLKELGDKVPAPVKEKVDVKLQELKDAISGGSTQSMKDAMAALNQEVMQIGQAMYNQPGASAAGPTPGAEAGPTPGTGPTQNDGDVIDADFTDSN; encoded by the exons ATGGTCTCCTTCACCTGTTCCCAGGTCGGCGCGACGGCAGCGGGCGGAGCCTCGCCCTTCCTCGGCTACCGGTGGCGGAGCGGCCCCGGGGGAGCCACCCCGTCGAGCTCCCTCTTCGTTGGCCGGCGGCTGGCAGCGGTGCAGATGCGCGCGCCATCTCGCGGGGCCCGCGGGGGCTCCGCGCTGCGGGTCACGTGCGAGAAGGTGGTGGGGATCGACCTGGGCACCACCAACTCCGCGGTCGCCGCCATGGAGGGCGGCAAGCCGACCGTCGTCACCaacgccgagggcgcgcgcaccaCGCCTTCCGTGGTGGCGTACACCAAGACCGGGGAGCGCCTGGTGGGGCAGATTgctaagcgccaggcggtcgtgaaCCCCGAGAACACCTTCTTCTCTGTCAAGCGCTTCATCGGCCGCAAGATGGCTGAGGTCGACGACGAGGCCAAGCAGGTCTCGTACGGCGTTGTCAAGGACGAGAACGGCAACGTCAAGCTCGACTGCCCCGCTATCGGCAAACAGTTCGCTGCCGAGGAGATCTCCGCGCAG GTTTTGAGGAAGTTGGTGGATGATGCATCTAAGTTTCTTAATGAGAAAATCACAAAAGCAGTGGTTACAGTCCCAGCATACTTCAATGATTCACAAAGGACAGCAACTAAAGATGCTGGCCGCATTGCAGGACTGGAAGTTCTCCGTATTATTAATGAACCAACTGCTGCATCGTTGGCCTATGGTTTCGAGAAGAAAAATAATGAAACAATTCTAGTGTTTGATTTGGGAGGCGGAACCTTTGATGTATCTG TATTGGAAGTTGGTGATGGTGTGTTTGAGGTGCTTTCCACATCTGGTGACACACACCTTGGTGGTGATGACTTCGATAAG AGAATAGTAGATTGGCTTGCTAGCAACTTCAAGAAAGATGAACGTATTGATCTTCTGAAGGATAAACAAGCCCTTCAGAGGCTTACTGAGGCAGCAGAGAAAGCTAAGATGGAACTGTCAACGCTGACACAGGCAAATATTAG CCTACCATTCATTACTGCTACTGCTGATGGGCCAAAACACATCGAGGCAACCCTCTCGAGAGCCAAATTCGAGGAACTATGTTCAGACCTTATAGACAG GCTTAAAACTCCTGTTAATAATGCACTGAGAGATGCCAAGTTGTCTCTCAGTGATCTGGATGAAGTTATTCTTGTGGGTGGATCCACCCGAATCCCTGCAGTTCAAGAACTTGTGAGGAAGCTTACTGACAAGGATCCCAATGTTACGGTCAACCCTGATGAGGTTGTTTCTCTTGGGGCAGCTGTGCAG GGCGGGGTTTTGGCAGGAGATGTGAAAGATGTCGTTCTTCTGGATGTTACTCCATTATCTCTTGGTTTGGAGACATTGGGTGGAGTGATGACAAAGATTATCCCCAGGAATACCACACTGCCAACCTCAAAATCGGAGGTATTCTCAACAGCTGCAGATGGACAGACGAGCGTTGAGATTAATGTTCTCCAGGGAGAAAGAGAGTTTGTTAGGGACAACAAGTCCCTTGGAAGCTTCCGGTTGGACGGAATCCCTCCTGCACCTCGTGGTGTCCCACAAATTGAAGTGAAGTTTGATATTGATGCAAATGGTATCCTCTCAGTTGCTGCCATTGATAAGGGCACTGGAAAGAAACAGGACATCACCATCACTGGTGCTAGTACGCTACCTAAGGATGAG GTTGAGAGAATGGTAGAAGAAGCCGATAAGTTTGCCAAGGAGGACAAAGAGAAGAGAGATGCAATCGACACCAAAAACCAGGCGGACTCAGTGGTCTACCAGACTGAGAAGCAACTGAAGGAGCTTGGCGACAAAGTCCCCGCTCCTGTGAAAGAGAAGGTGGATGTGAAGCTCCAGGAGCTCAAAGACGCCATTTCTGGTGGATCAACACAGAGTATGAAAGATGCCATGGCTGCTCTGAACCAGGAGGTGATGCAGATTGGCCAGGCAATGTATAACCAGCCTGGTGCCAGTGCTGCTGGGCCTACTCCTGGTGCTGAGGCCGGACCTACGCCTGGTACCGGACCAACGCAGAATGATGGGGATGTCATTGACGCAGACTTCACAGATAGCAATTGA